In Abyssisolibacter fermentans, a genomic segment contains:
- the minD gene encoding septum site-determining protein MinD — MGEAIVITSGKGGVGKTTTTANIGTGLSIFDKKVVVVDADIGLRNLDVVMGLENRIVYNIVDVVEKNCRLRQALIRDKRHEGLFLLPAAQTKDKTAISPEQMQILVDELKEMFDFVIIDCPAGIEQGFKNAIAGADRAFIVTTPEISAVRDADRIIGLLEAKGLHNPKLIVNRIRQEMVARGDMMNIEDMIDILAIDLIGIVPDDEAIVISTNKGEPVVTEQNALSGRSFRNISKRILGEEVEFIDLEVKRGMLYKLRKKIFGN, encoded by the coding sequence GTGGGAGAAGCAATAGTAATAACATCAGGTAAGGGTGGAGTTGGAAAAACGACTACTACCGCTAACATAGGTACTGGGCTTTCGATATTTGATAAAAAGGTAGTAGTAGTAGATGCTGATATTGGACTAAGAAATTTAGATGTTGTAATGGGGCTTGAGAATAGAATTGTTTATAATATAGTTGATGTTGTGGAAAAAAATTGTAGATTAAGGCAAGCTCTGATAAGAGATAAAAGACATGAGGGATTATTTCTATTACCAGCTGCTCAAACAAAGGACAAGACGGCAATTTCACCAGAGCAGATGCAAATTTTAGTAGATGAACTAAAAGAAATGTTTGATTTTGTTATAATTGATTGTCCGGCCGGCATTGAACAAGGATTTAAAAATGCTATAGCAGGTGCTGATAGAGCATTTATTGTTACTACACCAGAGATTTCAGCTGTAAGAGATGCTGATAGAATTATAGGATTACTAGAAGCAAAAGGTTTACATAATCCAAAGTTAATAGTGAATAGAATTAGACAAGAAATGGTTGCTCGTGGAGATATGATGAACATAGAAGATATGATAGATATACTAGCTATTGATTTAATTGGTATAGTTCCTGATGATGAAGCAATTGTTATATCTACAAATAAAGGAGAACCAGTAGTAACTGAGCAGAATGCATTGTCTGGTAGATCTTTCAGAAACATATCTAAGAGAATATTAGGTGAAGAAGTAGAATTTATAGACTTGGAAGTAAAAAGAGGAATGCTATATAAACTTAGAAAGAAAATATTTGGGAACTAA
- the minC gene encoding septum site-determining protein MinC, whose translation MSLVIFKGNKDGLSIYIKDGDFNEIIKELDIKLDSAKNFFNGGKVTNFIGRKLTDKEKETIEYIVTKKHGIDIDLSVEKKEINKSLFHKNIDEGMTKFVRTTIRSGQTIKYNGNLVILGDVNSGSVVIAGGNIIILGALRGIAHAGCKGNRGAIIACNNLQSSQLRIADIIARSPDNQNKKIKWSAVASIKEDIVVIEPCLQKNLLL comes from the coding sequence ATGAGTCTAGTTATATTTAAAGGAAATAAAGATGGTCTAAGTATATATATAAAAGATGGAGATTTTAATGAAATAATAAAAGAGCTTGATATAAAGCTAGACAGTGCAAAAAATTTTTTTAATGGAGGCAAGGTTACTAACTTTATTGGAAGAAAGCTAACTGATAAAGAGAAAGAAACAATAGAATATATAGTAACTAAAAAACATGGCATTGATATAGATTTATCTGTTGAAAAAAAAGAGATAAATAAAAGTTTATTTCATAAAAACATTGATGAAGGTATGACTAAATTTGTTCGGACAACCATAAGGTCTGGACAAACAATAAAATATAATGGGAACTTGGTAATATTAGGTGATGTTAATTCAGGTTCTGTGGTTATTGCTGGTGGGAATATAATTATTTTAGGAGCTCTCAGAGGAATTGCTCATGCTGGTTGTAAAGGAAATAGAGGTGCAATAATTGCTTGTAATAATTTGCAATCATCACAATTAAGAATCGCTGATATTATAGCTAGAAGCCCCGATAATCAAAATAAGAAAATTAAATGGTCTGCTGTAGCAAGTATAAAAGAAGATATTGTAGTAATAGAGCCGTGTTTACAGAAAAATTTATTATTATAG
- a CDS encoding penicillin-binding transpeptidase domain-containing protein, with translation MKLIAKFKNRYTILISFIFIAFIAMFLKLANLTLVQGEEYKEKADSMRVQELPIRPARGEIRDRYGRLLAGNKPTFTVQIIKDQVDKKQRNKTALNLLRILDDEGEQYVNEFPIVLNVITYAEPNFDDNDIYEEIADIIIQNNLLGELLNKYKKNVNSDGEHIFYAAKRAILEIEEKNEEAPLICYLDDFNNVKIEFDSDKNIGEWKKSHNIPNNLNAKESIVYFLKNNEKKVRYMIKHPIMSEMVYELLMQNGLDTNYVFNDFQLTYDNEYKDIKKGLMKQFSGITMNTTAVSDFVYIAIESGVMKNILGRVVIGSEKNSEFIPAKLLFDLLNQNSTNIPIMYEIENDKVVFKYTNNNDKITFLSKYGFESEMEPIDALIYLALKTQYIVENDKTDVFTRTSCMESFVTNDSIKYLLQKEILNKGINPKISIAKWDYVPLINKAQWLEQYKSIGINRNSSEKEVFEKLREKYDINEDLSDYEARYIMSIIQQLNRKVYTAYQPVNIANGIKDSTFARIMENNFELPGVKVSIDPTRYYPMGKTAAHLLGYLGKIAQTSEIEKYINELKYFPDDIIGKTGIEQKYEQLFKGENGYKKVEVDVGGNTLKVLEEKEAVPGNNLFLTIDAKLQKVTEASLKQALEQIQIAGEYKSKWGNYNYKPEKKDGRKLVNATSGAVVAIDVKTGEVLALANYPSYDPNLFVTGISYEDWESLKPENEEDPLAPRPLYNIALQTAIQPGSVFKMITGLAVLEKGMDPYKKINALGYVELGNQPFGCWIWNSSRRTHGPTDLFKAIKDSCNYYFYTLAAGKNLRTNKNIGTKIEIEDILDVATQFGLNDKTGIEIDIPAERNVGVPDPFTKINMTKRALRRYLKNNLKYYKKDDIVIDDMRYVEIIEEIVSWVDSEYLLTRGEVYSRLNNFGFIPDKKVEGIKINLVDMVKHTYLNQSSWKLADTFNIAIGQGQNSYTPIQIANYIATLANGGYKHDVSVVKRIEDINGEEISKDEKTAKKVELKDDRYLDYVKKGMNMAATEGTARSIFRNFPVQVGVKTGTAEKDGVNPATGKKYDDYSWFVAFAPYDDPQIAVATVIFQGGHGGFSGPVAKDIIAQYLGLNNKEDSISLRTRLAE, from the coding sequence TTGAAATTAATTGCTAAATTTAAAAATAGATATACTATTTTAATTAGCTTTATATTCATAGCTTTTATTGCTATGTTTTTAAAATTGGCTAATTTAACTCTTGTTCAAGGTGAAGAATATAAGGAAAAAGCTGATTCGATGAGAGTTCAAGAATTGCCTATTAGACCTGCTAGAGGTGAAATTAGAGATAGATATGGTAGATTATTAGCAGGAAACAAGCCAACATTTACAGTTCAAATAATTAAGGACCAAGTTGATAAAAAACAAAGGAACAAAACTGCATTAAATTTGCTGAGAATATTAGATGATGAAGGAGAACAATATGTTAATGAATTTCCTATTGTTCTTAATGTTATAACATATGCTGAGCCAAATTTTGATGATAATGATATCTATGAAGAAATTGCTGATATTATTATTCAGAATAATTTACTGGGAGAATTGCTAAACAAATATAAAAAAAATGTAAACAGCGATGGTGAACATATTTTTTATGCTGCAAAAAGGGCAATACTAGAAATAGAAGAAAAAAATGAAGAAGCACCATTAATCTGTTATTTAGATGATTTTAATAATGTAAAAATAGAATTTGATAGCGACAAAAACATAGGTGAATGGAAAAAAAGTCATAATATACCCAATAATCTTAATGCTAAAGAATCTATTGTCTATTTCTTGAAAAATAATGAGAAAAAAGTTAGATATATGATTAAGCATCCTATTATGTCCGAGATGGTTTATGAATTACTCATGCAAAATGGACTTGATACAAACTATGTATTTAATGACTTTCAATTAACTTATGATAATGAGTACAAAGATATTAAAAAAGGTCTTATGAAACAATTTTCGGGGATAACTATGAATACCACTGCAGTATCAGATTTTGTTTATATTGCTATTGAATCTGGTGTTATGAAAAATATTTTAGGTAGAGTAGTAATAGGTAGTGAAAAAAATAGTGAATTTATACCTGCAAAGCTGTTATTTGATTTATTGAATCAAAACAGTACTAATATACCTATCATGTATGAAATTGAAAATGATAAAGTGGTGTTTAAATATACCAATAATAACGATAAGATTACTTTTTTATCTAAATACGGTTTTGAAAGTGAAATGGAACCAATAGATGCTTTGATATATTTAGCACTTAAAACTCAATATATTGTAGAAAATGATAAGACTGATGTTTTTACAAGAACTTCATGCATGGAGAGTTTTGTAACGAATGATTCTATAAAATATCTTTTACAAAAGGAAATTTTAAATAAAGGGATAAATCCTAAGATATCAATAGCAAAATGGGATTATGTGCCTTTAATAAATAAAGCTCAATGGCTTGAACAATATAAATCAATAGGTATAAATAGAAATTCCAGTGAAAAGGAAGTTTTTGAAAAATTAAGAGAAAAATATGATATAAATGAAGATTTAAGTGACTATGAAGCAAGATATATTATGTCAATAATTCAGCAGTTAAACAGAAAAGTTTATACTGCATATCAACCTGTTAATATTGCAAATGGTATAAAAGATTCTACATTTGCCAGAATAATGGAAAATAATTTTGAATTACCTGGGGTAAAAGTATCTATTGATCCTACAAGATATTATCCTATGGGAAAAACAGCAGCTCATTTATTAGGCTATCTAGGTAAAATAGCTCAAACTTCAGAAATAGAAAAATATATTAATGAACTAAAATATTTTCCTGATGATATAATTGGCAAGACAGGTATAGAACAAAAATATGAACAATTATTTAAAGGTGAAAATGGGTACAAAAAGGTTGAAGTTGATGTAGGAGGAAATACTCTTAAAGTACTTGAGGAGAAGGAAGCAGTTCCTGGTAATAATTTATTTTTGACTATTGATGCCAAGCTTCAAAAAGTTACTGAAGCTTCTTTAAAACAAGCATTAGAGCAAATACAGATAGCAGGAGAATATAAAAGTAAATGGGGAAATTATAATTATAAACCAGAAAAAAAAGATGGTAGGAAGCTTGTAAACGCTACATCTGGAGCAGTAGTAGCAATAGATGTAAAAACAGGTGAAGTATTAGCTTTAGCAAATTATCCGTCATATGACCCTAATTTATTTGTAACAGGTATTTCATATGAGGATTGGGAAAGCTTAAAACCAGAAAATGAAGAGGATCCATTAGCACCAAGACCTTTATATAATATAGCTTTACAAACAGCTATACAACCTGGTTCTGTTTTTAAAATGATAACAGGTTTAGCTGTATTAGAAAAAGGTATGGATCCATATAAAAAAATTAATGCATTAGGTTATGTAGAGCTTGGTAATCAACCATTTGGCTGTTGGATATGGAATTCATCTAGACGTACTCATGGTCCTACGGACTTATTTAAAGCTATTAAAGATTCATGTAACTATTATTTCTATACGCTCGCGGCAGGGAAAAACCTTAGAACGAATAAAAATATTGGTACCAAAATAGAAATAGAAGATATTTTAGATGTTGCAACGCAATTTGGTTTAAATGACAAAACAGGTATTGAGATTGATATTCCAGCTGAAAGAAATGTCGGTGTACCAGATCCTTTTACAAAAATCAACATGACAAAGAGAGCGTTAAGAAGATATTTAAAAAACAATTTAAAATATTACAAAAAAGATGATATTGTAATAGATGATATGCGTTATGTTGAAATAATAGAAGAAATTGTAAGCTGGGTTGATAGTGAATATCTACTGACTAGAGGAGAAGTTTATTCAAGGCTAAACAATTTTGGATTTATACCCGATAAGAAGGTTGAAGGTATAAAAATAAACTTAGTAGATATGGTAAAACACACATATTTAAATCAATCTTCATGGAAGTTAGCAGATACATTTAATATAGCTATTGGGCAAGGTCAAAACTCATATACACCTATTCAGATTGCAAATTATATTGCTACTCTTGCTAATGGAGGGTATAAGCATGATGTTAGTGTAGTAAAAAGAATAGAAGATATTAACGGAGAAGAAATTTCTAAAGATGAAAAAACAGCTAAAAAGGTTGAATTAAAAGATGATAGATATTTAGATTATGTGAAAAAAGGTATGAATATGGCTGCTACTGAGGGTACTGCTAGATCTATATTTAGGAACTTTCCAGTACAAGTAGGAGTAAAAACAGGTACAGCAGAAAAAGATGGTGTTAACCCTGCTACTGGTAAAAAATATGATGATTATTCATGGTTTGTTGCCTTTGCTCCGTATGATGATCCTCAGATAGCTGTAGCTACAGTTATTTTTCAAGGAGGTCACGGGGGATTTTCTGGTCCAGTTGCTAAAGATATAATTGCACAATATTTAGGATTAAATAATAAAGAAGATAGTATAAGCTTGAGAACAAGACTAGCTGAATAA
- the mreD gene encoding rod shape-determining protein MreD, whose amino-acid sequence MRGLVIGTIVLFSFLLQSTVLQYFAIFGIVPNLCLVIIICFALLKGSKTGATIGIVLGFLYDIIFGSALGVFALIYFLIGYGSGMFNKKVFTSTMLTPFIFTIIATILCNLCQTLFFYLNNYDMNYLEIFKSMFILESLYNSILSIFIFRTITKLIKTPKLRFIGKQRS is encoded by the coding sequence TTGAGAGGTTTAGTTATTGGAACAATTGTTTTGTTTTCATTTCTATTACAATCAACTGTTTTGCAATATTTTGCAATTTTCGGCATTGTTCCAAATTTGTGTTTAGTAATAATAATATGTTTTGCTTTACTTAAAGGAAGTAAGACAGGTGCTACAATTGGTATTGTTTTGGGATTTTTATATGACATTATTTTTGGGAGTGCATTAGGAGTATTTGCTCTTATATACTTTTTAATAGGTTATGGTAGTGGTATGTTTAACAAAAAGGTATTTACAAGTACTATGTTAACACCATTTATATTTACAATAATCGCCACTATACTTTGCAATTTATGTCAAACACTATTTTTTTATTTAAATAATTATGATATGAATTATCTCGAAATATTTAAAAGTATGTTTATACTTGAATCACTTTATAATTCTATATTAAGTATTTTTATATTTAGAACAATAACCAAACTTATAAAAACTCCTAAATTAAGATTTATAGGAAAGCAAAGGAGTTGA
- the mreC gene encoding rod shape-determining protein MreC, whose translation MKIFKKYKNRMIVASVAIILIIIIIITSQEKYQSTSIESFTGKIITPIQGFLYNTSQSIANTFSSIANFSQTKQENIQLKLKVAKLEEENRVMSDIISRMDALKNELELIQQGNFEYINARVVSKDPGNWFNRFVVNKGSKDGVKKGDAVIYGVRLDGDIIEAGLVGRVVEVEETWSKVLAVIDKGSNVSFKVIRTQDNGIVSGNLDQKLNGILFDAKSDIVIGDKLITSGMGKVYVPGLYIGEISEVYKNSEDLIKRIEVKSTIDFKNINEVMIVTQKSRGQ comes from the coding sequence ATGAAGATTTTTAAAAAATATAAAAATAGAATGATAGTAGCAAGTGTTGCTATCATTCTCATTATTATTATAATAATAACATCTCAAGAAAAATACCAAAGTACTTCAATTGAAAGTTTTACAGGAAAGATAATAACTCCAATTCAAGGATTCCTATATAATACCAGTCAATCTATAGCTAATACATTTAGTTCTATAGCTAATTTCTCTCAAACAAAACAAGAAAATATTCAGTTAAAGTTAAAGGTTGCTAAGCTTGAAGAAGAAAATAGAGTTATGAGTGATATTATTAGTAGAATGGATGCGTTAAAAAATGAATTAGAATTAATACAACAAGGCAACTTTGAGTATATAAATGCACGTGTTGTAAGCAAAGACCCGGGAAATTGGTTTAACAGATTTGTTGTTAATAAAGGTTCTAAGGATGGAGTAAAAAAAGGTGATGCAGTAATTTATGGAGTTAGATTAGATGGTGATATAATAGAAGCTGGCTTGGTTGGAAGAGTTGTTGAGGTTGAAGAAACTTGGTCAAAGGTTTTAGCTGTTATAGATAAAGGAAGTAATGTTAGTTTTAAAGTTATTAGAACTCAAGATAATGGTATAGTATCAGGGAATTTAGATCAAAAGTTAAATGGAATACTTTTTGATGCAAAATCTGATATTGTAATTGGAGACAAGCTAATTACATCTGGTATGGGAAAAGTATATGTTCCGGGATTATATATAGGTGAAATATCAGAGGTATATAAAAATAGTGAAGATTTAATAAAACGAATAGAAGTTAAGTCGACTATTGATTTCAAGAATATTAATGAAGTTATGATAGTAACTCAGAAGTCAAGGGGGCAGTAA